In the Persephonella hydrogeniphila genome, one interval contains:
- a CDS encoding Crp/Fnr family transcriptional regulator yields the protein MEKENFLKEIPLLEGIPEEELKKISKYFHLKEYKKNEYIFFEGDEEPGIYIVIDGIVKLIKETTDGKTVILRLVTPKEVFGWLVMGDSKPSSTYTAQALVDTKVLYISNQDFLKLLNLYPALAVKITCDASKMLLEAYDRLKSLAAEKVEGRIANLLLELSRKIGREEDDKIVIKAPITRQDLAEMTGTTVETAIRIMSKWKKEGIVNTERGKIEILDPDYLEDLIA from the coding sequence ATGGAAAAGGAAAACTTTTTAAAAGAGATACCTCTACTGGAAGGCATTCCAGAGGAAGAACTGAAAAAAATATCAAAATATTTTCATCTAAAAGAGTACAAAAAAAATGAGTATATATTTTTTGAAGGGGATGAGGAACCTGGAATCTACATTGTTATTGATGGCATAGTAAAGCTGATTAAAGAGACAACAGATGGAAAAACAGTTATACTCAGACTTGTAACTCCAAAAGAAGTTTTCGGTTGGCTTGTGATGGGAGATTCAAAACCTTCAAGCACTTACACAGCACAGGCACTCGTTGATACAAAGGTGCTGTACATATCAAATCAAGATTTTCTAAAACTACTAAATCTGTACCCTGCACTGGCAGTAAAAATAACATGTGATGCCAGTAAAATGCTACTTGAAGCCTATGACAGATTAAAAAGTCTGGCAGCAGAAAAAGTAGAAGGCAGGATTGCAAATCTGCTTCTTGAACTTTCAAGAAAAATAGGGAGAGAAGAAGACGATAAGATAGTGATAAAAGCCCCGATAACCAGACAGGATCTTGCTGAGATGACAGGAACAACAGTTGAAACAGCTATTAGAATAATGAGTAAATGGAAAAAAGAGGGCATTGTTAACACAGAGAGGGGAAAGATAGAAATTCTTGATCCAGATTATTTAGAAGATCTTATAGCCTGA
- a CDS encoding TolC family protein, whose amino-acid sequence MKKISIVLLVIAVTLSGYSKELSLDEAINIALKNSYQLKAAKKKLKSKELEYKATKGIRWPTITFSEMFMRTNIPGWAMMNELNQHRLTMNSSSKYVDMTSFNILYPGMFQPPHYPEWNNWQTKIQFQVPIWAGGKIGTGIEMRKKEFEATKFDLQRTKQKVIYDVTKAYLGAVLAKEGIKLAKQAYKSVKKHYETAKVMYDNGLAIYADVLRAKVYLTKVKAKIAEAENQYLIAKRGLLLAMGVDNLDPAQIDVTGQLTFKMPEKDIKYWQEVAVSERPDLIALRTRVETARKYIDFQKADMLPTIGAFGYYQMDDRYNPFGTDGTGFTLGVALNWKIFDGFQAYNKYKAAKETYKQYSNLKKGFEEYIKFSVFKAYKELNTARNKLKAAEENLKYAEEVLKITEKRYKNQMASMIDLLDTQTMYDQIKFEKAKATYDANISLLELKYQSGKLKENNGGDK is encoded by the coding sequence ATGAAAAAAATCAGCATAGTACTGCTGGTTATAGCAGTAACCCTTTCAGGATACTCAAAAGAGTTATCATTAGATGAAGCTATAAATATAGCTTTAAAAAACAGTTATCAGCTAAAAGCAGCAAAGAAAAAATTAAAAAGTAAAGAGTTGGAGTATAAAGCAACAAAAGGTATCAGATGGCCTACTATCACATTCAGCGAGATGTTTATGAGAACCAATATCCCAGGATGGGCTATGATGAATGAACTTAACCAGCACAGACTGACTATGAACAGTTCCTCAAAATATGTAGATATGACATCATTTAATATTCTTTACCCGGGGATGTTTCAACCTCCCCACTACCCTGAGTGGAATAACTGGCAAACAAAAATACAGTTTCAAGTTCCTATCTGGGCAGGAGGTAAGATAGGAACAGGAATTGAAATGAGAAAAAAGGAGTTTGAAGCAACAAAATTTGACCTACAAAGAACAAAACAGAAAGTTATATACGACGTAACAAAAGCTTATCTCGGAGCAGTTCTCGCAAAAGAAGGAATAAAACTGGCCAAACAGGCTTACAAAAGTGTAAAAAAACATTACGAAACAGCTAAAGTGATGTACGATAACGGTCTTGCTATTTATGCAGATGTCTTGAGAGCTAAAGTTTACTTAACAAAAGTAAAAGCCAAAATAGCAGAAGCTGAAAACCAGTATCTGATAGCAAAAAGAGGCTTACTACTTGCTATGGGAGTCGACAATTTAGATCCGGCACAGATCGATGTAACAGGACAGTTAACCTTCAAAATGCCAGAAAAAGATATAAAATACTGGCAGGAAGTAGCCGTATCAGAAAGACCTGATCTGATAGCATTAAGAACAAGAGTAGAAACAGCCAGAAAGTACATAGACTTTCAAAAAGCAGATATGCTCCCTACAATAGGAGCATTCGGTTATTACCAGATGGATGACAGGTACAATCCTTTTGGAACAGATGGGACAGGTTTTACACTGGGAGTTGCTCTTAACTGGAAGATATTTGATGGTTTTCAGGCTTACAACAAGTACAAAGCAGCAAAAGAAACTTACAAACAGTACTCAAACCTGAAGAAAGGTTTTGAGGAGTATATAAAATTCAGCGTTTTCAAAGCTTATAAAGAACTTAATACTGCCAGAAACAAATTAAAAGCAGCTGAAGAAAACCTTAAATACGCAGAAGAAGTTCTAAAAATAACAGAAAAAAGATATAAGAATCAGATGGCTTCAATGATAGATTTATTAGATACACAAACGATGTACGACCAGATAAAGTTTGAAAAGGCTAAAGCAACCTATGACGCAAATATCTCTCTATTAGAGCTTAAATACCAGTCTGGAAAACTAAAAGAAAACAACGGAGGAGATAAATAA
- a CDS encoding efflux RND transporter periplasmic adaptor subunit, which yields MKSIIRFVVFFVIPIAVFILWIGGYLSPRVEPGYAKEEVKQAVKLPTMVVEPVKVEKTYQIDGSVISNNNAKVATKLMAKILKINVKEGDYVKKGQLLAVLDDSEIKQNIKEAKAGLEELAKAREEALSGLKAAEAGYAFAKRTYERFKNLYKENAVSKQQLEEIETKMIGAKAQVDAIKAKLKQLDAKEKQVKAKLKYAKIMQSYAYVKAPFDGVIIKKMNDIGDMAAPGMPIFIIGDKNLKFMSMVDESLINTVNVGDTVKVNIKTINKEYLAKIVEKSNSIDPMNRTFTVKAKLPQDKALKPGMYGKLIIKTGEEEKILIPKSAIIKWGQLDAVFVVDKEGVAHLNFIKVGEELDGKVEVISGLKPGTEIVSSGVEKACEGCKVR from the coding sequence ATGAAAAGCATAATAAGATTTGTTGTTTTCTTCGTGATACCTATAGCTGTTTTCATCCTGTGGATTGGAGGATATCTCAGTCCCAGAGTAGAACCGGGGTACGCTAAAGAAGAAGTAAAACAGGCAGTAAAACTGCCTACTATGGTAGTAGAACCTGTAAAGGTAGAAAAAACATACCAGATAGATGGTTCTGTAATATCAAACAACAACGCAAAAGTAGCAACAAAACTTATGGCAAAAATACTGAAAATAAACGTAAAAGAAGGAGATTATGTCAAAAAAGGTCAACTGCTTGCAGTTTTAGATGACAGTGAGATCAAACAGAATATAAAAGAAGCTAAAGCTGGACTTGAAGAGCTTGCGAAAGCCAGAGAAGAAGCCCTTTCGGGATTAAAGGCGGCTGAAGCCGGTTATGCATTTGCAAAAAGAACATACGAAAGATTTAAAAATCTGTACAAAGAAAACGCAGTATCAAAACAGCAACTTGAAGAGATAGAAACAAAGATGATAGGAGCAAAAGCTCAGGTAGACGCGATAAAGGCAAAGCTCAAGCAGTTAGATGCAAAAGAGAAACAGGTAAAAGCAAAACTGAAATACGCAAAAATCATGCAGAGCTATGCATATGTAAAAGCTCCGTTTGATGGTGTGATTATCAAGAAGATGAATGATATTGGGGATATGGCAGCTCCCGGAATGCCAATATTCATCATAGGAGATAAAAACTTAAAATTTATGTCAATGGTTGATGAGTCTCTCATAAACACAGTAAATGTAGGAGACACTGTAAAGGTAAATATAAAAACAATAAATAAAGAGTATCTGGCAAAAATAGTAGAAAAATCAAACAGTATAGATCCAATGAACAGAACATTTACAGTTAAAGCAAAGCTTCCACAGGATAAAGCCTTAAAGCCGGGAATGTATGGAAAACTGATTATCAAGACCGGAGAAGAGGAAAAAATACTGATACCTAAATCTGCGATTATAAAATGGGGTCAGCTTGATGCTGTGTTTGTGGTAGACAAAGAAGGAGTGGCACATCTGAATTTTATCAAAGTCGGTGAAGAGTTAGACGGAAAAGTAGAAGTTATATCTGGATTAAAACCAGGTACAGAGATTGTTTCTTCAGGTGTTGAAAAGGCATGTGAAGGCTGTAAGGTTCGTTAA
- a CDS encoding efflux RND transporter permease subunit has translation MAKIKKEYGMAGKIAKAFVNSPLTPLLVLASLLMGLFAVLTTPRDEEPQIVVPMIDIMVPVPGAQAEDIDKMITKPLEKIMWEIPGVEYVYSYAGDGFGITTVRFYVGSNPEDALVRLYSKLNSNMYRMPPGTMQPIVKPKSIDDVPILSLTFYSNKYSSYEIRRFVEQVEDELKQLTNVSETTIIGSKPKTIYVYFDPVKLNAYNLMLPQVVQALQQANFTLPSGEFDENNYRVKVRTGEFLKSVEDVKNVVVTVYNGKPIFIKDVADIFEGEGEVTNYVQFGYGVHGEGSRNEIFNAVTLAIAKKTGSNAVVVADTILKKLEDMKGKVIPDDLYVKVTRNYGETATEKANELIEHLLIATFSIVLLIAVTLGWRESLIVAVTIPVTLAIALFLSELYGYSLNRVTLFALIFSIGILVDNSIVVLENIHRWFEMRKLPPDEAAVVATDEVGNPTILATFAVIVALLPMAFVTGMMGPYMRPIPINSSVAMFFSMLVAFILTPYLAIRWLKHEAKELTPEDLEKEEEQTAGFLAKLFEKIYMPLFKSRLKRWVFLFAMGMLLVVSVGLLVKRAVLVKMLPYDNKSELFIVLDMPEGTTVEKTYAVAKKLADYVKNVNEVENYVIYAGVPAPFDFNGLARHYYLREAPYYAMIKVNLIGKHERKAQSHEIAERIRDDIYKIAKENGAKYVAVVEPPPGPPVLSPIVAEVYGPDYKVQLEIAKKIKKIFEETPGIIDVGIYANLPQREYILKIDREKVKKYQLNEEVIVKTMRVALAGHAVGFIHSGKDLHPVNIVVRLNDESRDSLEKLLSMKIPTPKGGIPISTFVEVEKGSSHNDIYRKNLQKVVYVIANINDTIGSPVYPILDLWDKIKSIKTPDGKGITELLTHQPELEDKYYVKWDGEWQITYETFRDMGIAFAVAIVVLYMLLVGWFGSFRMPAVIMSPIPFTLVGIVPGHWLMGAFFTATSMIGFIALAGIILRNSILLVQFAEDKLKEGYSVEEALLEAGIVRTRPILLTAAAIIVGAFVIIFDPIFNGLAIALIFGTGASTLITLVVVPVLYYMIERKRALTLGMTPAVPIDEKPEK, from the coding sequence ATGGCTAAGATAAAAAAAGAGTATGGAATGGCAGGTAAAATCGCAAAAGCATTTGTTAATTCACCACTGACTCCTCTGCTTGTTTTAGCCTCTCTTCTAATGGGTCTGTTTGCAGTTTTAACAACCCCCAGAGATGAAGAACCCCAGATCGTTGTTCCAATGATAGATATTATGGTTCCGGTTCCAGGAGCTCAGGCTGAGGATATAGACAAGATGATAACTAAACCCCTTGAAAAAATAATGTGGGAGATCCCGGGAGTAGAGTACGTTTATTCATACGCAGGAGATGGATTCGGTATAACAACAGTTAGATTTTATGTAGGATCTAATCCAGAAGATGCACTTGTTAGACTTTACAGTAAACTAAATTCCAACATGTACAGAATGCCCCCTGGAACGATGCAGCCAATTGTAAAACCAAAGTCTATTGATGATGTTCCTATACTATCCCTTACCTTCTACAGCAATAAATACAGTTCCTATGAAATAAGAAGATTTGTTGAACAGGTAGAGGATGAACTTAAACAGCTGACAAATGTTTCAGAAACAACAATAATAGGTTCCAAGCCTAAAACAATATATGTGTACTTTGATCCGGTTAAACTTAATGCATACAATCTAATGCTTCCTCAGGTAGTTCAGGCTCTACAACAGGCAAATTTCACACTCCCTTCTGGAGAGTTTGATGAAAATAATTACAGAGTCAAAGTAAGAACAGGGGAATTTTTAAAATCTGTTGAGGATGTAAAAAATGTTGTTGTTACCGTTTATAACGGCAAACCTATCTTTATAAAAGATGTTGCAGATATTTTTGAAGGGGAAGGAGAGGTTACAAATTACGTACAGTTTGGATACGGTGTTCACGGCGAAGGAAGTAGAAATGAGATTTTTAATGCTGTTACTCTTGCTATAGCAAAAAAGACAGGAAGTAATGCAGTTGTTGTAGCAGACACGATACTGAAAAAATTAGAGGATATGAAAGGAAAGGTTATACCTGATGATCTGTATGTAAAAGTCACAAGAAACTACGGTGAAACAGCTACAGAAAAAGCTAATGAGCTAATTGAACACCTTCTTATAGCTACTTTTTCTATTGTTCTTCTTATAGCCGTTACGCTGGGATGGAGAGAATCCTTAATAGTTGCTGTTACAATACCTGTCACACTTGCGATTGCTTTATTCCTCAGCGAGCTGTACGGATATTCTCTGAACAGGGTTACACTTTTTGCCCTGATATTCTCCATAGGTATACTGGTAGACAACTCTATTGTCGTCCTTGAAAACATACACAGATGGTTTGAGATGAGAAAGCTGCCTCCTGATGAGGCGGCTGTTGTAGCTACAGATGAAGTAGGTAATCCGACTATACTGGCAACATTTGCAGTTATTGTTGCCCTATTACCGATGGCTTTCGTTACCGGAATGATGGGACCTTATATGAGACCTATTCCTATAAACTCTTCTGTAGCTATGTTTTTCTCTATGCTTGTAGCTTTTATCCTTACTCCTTACCTTGCCATCAGATGGCTAAAACACGAAGCAAAAGAGTTGACACCTGAAGACCTTGAAAAAGAAGAAGAACAAACAGCTGGATTCCTTGCAAAACTATTTGAAAAGATATATATGCCACTTTTCAAAAGCAGATTAAAAAGATGGGTATTTCTATTTGCTATGGGAATGCTGCTTGTTGTTTCTGTCGGACTTCTTGTTAAAAGGGCAGTCCTTGTTAAGATGCTTCCTTATGACAATAAAAGTGAGCTTTTTATAGTTTTAGATATGCCTGAAGGAACAACAGTTGAAAAAACTTATGCCGTTGCAAAAAAACTTGCAGATTATGTGAAAAATGTAAATGAGGTAGAAAATTACGTTATATATGCAGGAGTTCCTGCTCCATTTGATTTTAACGGACTTGCAAGACATTATTACCTGAGAGAAGCCCCATACTACGCTATGATAAAGGTTAATCTAATTGGAAAACACGAGAGAAAAGCCCAATCCCACGAGATAGCAGAAAGAATAAGAGATGATATCTACAAAATAGCAAAAGAAAACGGTGCAAAATATGTAGCTGTTGTTGAGCCACCTCCGGGACCACCTGTTCTGTCTCCTATAGTAGCAGAGGTTTATGGACCAGACTACAAAGTTCAGTTGGAGATAGCGAAAAAAATTAAAAAGATATTTGAAGAAACTCCGGGAATAATAGATGTCGGGATATATGCAAATCTACCTCAGAGAGAATACATACTTAAGATAGACAGAGAAAAAGTAAAAAAATACCAGCTAAACGAAGAAGTTATTGTTAAAACAATGAGAGTTGCCCTTGCAGGACATGCTGTTGGATTTATTCATTCAGGAAAAGATCTTCATCCTGTGAATATAGTAGTAAGACTGAATGATGAAAGCAGAGATTCCCTCGAAAAATTACTGTCTATGAAAATACCAACACCTAAAGGAGGTATTCCTATAAGCACATTCGTAGAGGTTGAGAAGGGAAGCTCACACAACGACATATACAGAAAAAATCTCCAGAAAGTTGTTTATGTAATAGCAAATATAAACGATACTATTGGTTCTCCCGTTTATCCTATACTTGACCTGTGGGATAAGATTAAAAGTATAAAAACTCCAGATGGAAAAGGGATAACAGAGCTTTTGACACACCAGCCGGAGCTCGAAGACAAATATTATGTAAAATGGGACGGAGAATGGCAGATAACATACGAAACATTTAGAGATATGGGAATAGCCTTTGCTGTAGCAATCGTTGTCCTTTATATGCTACTTGTCGGTTGGTTTGGCTCATTCAGAATGCCTGCAGTTATAATGTCTCCTATACCTTTCACACTTGTGGGTATAGTTCCGGGACACTGGTTGATGGGAGCATTCTTTACAGCAACATCAATGATAGGATTTATAGCCCTTGCAGGTATTATTCTGAGAAACTCGATTCTTCTTGTCCAGTTTGCAGAAGACAAGCTCAAAGAAGGTTATTCTGTAGAAGAAGCACTTCTTGAGGCTGGAATCGTAAGAACAAGACCGATACTTCTGACAGCTGCTGCCATTATAGTAGGTGCTTTTGTTATTATATTCGACCCTATATTTAACGGACTCGCAATAGCTCTTATATTTGGAACAGGTGCATCTACACTGATTACACTTGTTGTAGTTCCTGTTCTGTACTACATGATAGAAAGAAAGAGAGCTTTAACCCTTGGTATGACACCTGCAGTTCCTATAGACGAAAAACCGGAAAAATAG
- the rsmI gene encoding 16S rRNA (cytidine(1402)-2'-O)-methyltransferase: MGSLYVVATPIGNLKDITFRALEVLKDVDIIACEDTRVTKKLLSHFGITGKKLVPYYEHIEKEAAEEILNILKGGKDVALVSDAGTPCISDPGYRVVKLAWESGIKVIPVPGAFAGAVALSASGLPSDRFLFCGFLPKKEKRKRELLEEYIKTGYTFILYESPKRIIPTLNLIKEITPESEVVVAKELTKIHERFFRGKAEDIIKKLEEEKSLQKGEFVIVVHPVLEEDDAMEDIQSEIIKLLKERKKSKEIVKELSDRFNISKNEIYRLMIEIKKNI, encoded by the coding sequence ATGGGAAGTTTATATGTTGTTGCAACTCCTATAGGAAATCTGAAAGATATAACTTTCAGGGCTTTAGAGGTATTAAAAGATGTTGATATAATAGCCTGTGAGGATACCAGAGTTACGAAAAAACTTCTCTCCCATTTCGGAATAACAGGTAAAAAACTCGTTCCTTATTACGAGCATATAGAAAAAGAAGCGGCAGAAGAGATATTGAATATTCTTAAAGGTGGAAAGGATGTAGCTCTTGTATCTGATGCAGGAACTCCATGTATATCAGATCCGGGATATAGAGTCGTAAAGCTTGCATGGGAAAGCGGTATAAAAGTTATTCCTGTTCCTGGAGCTTTTGCCGGTGCTGTTGCCCTTTCTGCATCTGGTCTTCCTTCAGATAGGTTTTTATTCTGTGGTTTTTTACCTAAGAAGGAAAAAAGAAAAAGGGAGCTTTTGGAAGAATACATAAAAACAGGATACACCTTTATACTTTATGAAAGTCCCAAACGGATTATACCAACGTTAAATCTTATTAAAGAGATAACTCCTGAATCTGAGGTGGTAGTTGCAAAAGAACTTACAAAAATCCACGAACGTTTTTTTAGGGGTAAAGCTGAGGATATAATTAAAAAATTAGAAGAAGAAAAAAGCCTTCAAAAAGGAGAGTTTGTAATAGTTGTTCACCCTGTATTGGAAGAAGATGATGCAATGGAAGATATTCAGAGCGAAATAATAAAACTTTTAAAAGAAAGGAAAAAATCTAAAGAGATAGTTAAAGAACTATCAGATAGATTTAATATCTCCAAAAATGAGATCTACAGACTTATGATAGAAATAAAGAAAAATATTTAA